Genomic DNA from Filimonas effusa:
CGCAACGTACCATTCCATTTGCCGGTGATAGTATCCCTGGCGCCGGTGGCAGCATTTTTAAAGATCGCTTTAAAAGAACACCTGATCGTATACCTGTCTATTTTAGAATCGATCACAACACGCGACCTTGCAGGTACAGATACATTCAGGTCATGACTATCAGCGATCAGGTAAGGCAACTCAACCTCTTTGCCCGACAGCGTAAACAGCCTTGTATCAACACTATACCCCTGGTTACTATACCAGTTGGATGGCACAGGCACCTTCACCGTATCTAACAGCAATCCCTTAGGAGCGGTCTCACCATTTGAAAGCGTAAACAGCGAACGTTTGGTCAATGAACTATAGTCAGGGCTCATTTTCTGCTCTGAAATATTATTTCCATAATTACTGAACTCGCCGCCGGCAAGGTTCAGCTTTACAGTATCTATACCATCGCCGCTTGCCAGCGAATAAGTTATTTCTTCCAGTTGATAGGAACCCGCCTCCTCATCCGGCGTACCGGTTTCAGGGCCACCGGAATTTTTACTGCATGAAAACAAGACGGCAGCGGCAATAAGAAGGATAGCGTATTGGTAAAGGCTTTTCATCGTTATTCTGTATATGTACCGCCTAAAAATAAAAAAAATACATCATATATCATCTAACTGTTTTCCTACCTCAGCAGCCTTAATCCACTTAATACTACCAGCACCGTGCTGCCTTCGTGTCCCACCACGCCTTCCGGCAGGTTAATAACGCCTCCCACGAAATTTAATATGATCATGGTAACCGCAACGGCTATGGCAAAGCAGATATTCTGCTTAATGACTTTACCAGTTCTTCTGCTAAGCCTGATAGCAAAAGGTATTTTTTCAATGTTGTCTTTCATTAAAATTACATCCGCAGTTTCTATGGCTACATCGGTCCCGCCCGACCCAATGGCAACGCCAACAGAAGCCGTCGCCAATGCAGGCGCATCATTCACGCCATCTCCTACCATTACCACTTTACCATACTTCGCCTCTATTTGCTGAACAACCTCTACCTTGCCGGCAGGCAGTAACTCCGAATAAACCAGGCCAATACCCGCCTGGTCGGCTATAGCCCTGGCGGTAGCTTTTGAATCACCTGTAAGCATAAATACTTTAATGCCCATATCCTTCAATTCTTTCACCACTTTTACAGCCTGCTCACGAATACTATCCTGTACAGTTAAAATACCCGGCAATTGCCCGTTACCACTTACATAAATAACGGTTTTCCCGTTAGCCTCGAGCTGGCTGATCACTGTTTCCTGTTCAGCCGATAGCGTCATATCCTTTATAACTTCCCGCTTTCCAATGATATATTTTATACCCCCCAGCACTCCGGTAACACCCACGCCATGCAAAGCCTGCAGATCAACCGGCCGTTCCAGCAACAATCCTTTCTCTTTTGCCGCCTGTATCATTGCCTTTGCAATAGGATGCTCCGAAAGCGTTTCCACAGAAGCCGCTATCCGCAATAATTCCGCTTCTGCAATATCCCCGAAAGGTATGATATCCATAACCCTGGGCCGGCCTATAGTGAGGGTGCCGGTTTTATCGAAAGCTACCGCCTTAACATCACCTATATTCTGCAAATGTGCACCACCCTTGAAAAGCACGCCGTTCCTGGCAGCATTTGAAATAGCAGATAATATGGCCGGCATGATAGAAGCAACCAATGCACAGGGCGAAGCCACCACCAGGAAGATCATTGCCCTGTAAACGGTATCCTGCCAGTTCCAGTGCAGCAGTAAAGGCGGTATAAGCAGAAACAGCATGGCCCCTCCTATCACTCCTTTGGCATATATGCTTTCAAATTTTTCTACAAATTGCTGGCTGGGCGGCTTTGTATGCTGCGCCTCCTGAACAAGCCCGATGATCTTTGATATCATGGTCTCCCGCGCCAGCTTCGAAACACGCACCTCCAACGCCCCCTGCCCGTTGATGGTCCCCGAATAAACCTCTTCTCCCTTCTGCTTGTCAACCGGAATAGATTCCCCCGTAATGGAAGCCTGGTCAACAGCAGAGCTGCCCGCAATGATAACACCATCAGCAGCAATCCTTTCCCCCGGGCGCACCAGGATAACATCACCTACTTTCAGGTCTTCGATTTTTACAACCTCTTCCCGGTCGCCTCTCAGCACCACTGCTGCTTCCGGACGAAGCTGCATCAATGCCTTTATATCTTTATTGGTCTTTTCCATGGTATACCCTTCCAGCGTACCGCTAAGGGCAAAAATGAAGATCAGAATGGCGCCGTCCATCCAGTAACCGATCGCAGCAGCCCCCAGGGCAGCAATAACCATCAGCAGATCCACGTCCAGCTTGTGCGCTTTAAACAACGCCTCCAGCCCCTCGTAGGCCTTCTGGTAACCTCCTGTGATATAAGCCAGCGCAAACAAGATGACCGCCGGCGTCTGAAAATTGTTCCGCCCGGCCTGCCAGGCCAGAATGATAAACAACAAACATAACCCTGTTACAATAGCCTCTCCATGTCTTTGCCATAGATTCCGTGAATACCCGCCTGTATTTTGTACAATAGAACTATCCGCCATAACTGTATCTTTTAAGAGCTCCCGCAAAGTTACCCGGCAACCCGGCGGCAAAACAGGTAAAAAAGCGACGTATTTTGGTAACTTTGGTGATGACCTCAACACAATTATTCAGAGATGTGGAAGTGAGTGTAAAAGACCTGGCTTCCAACAATTCCGGGCTTCACAAGCATCATTACTTCGAGCTCATTTATGTGTTGGAAGGAACCGGCATCCATAATATCAACAACAACCACTACCAGTTCGCCGAAGGCGACGTATTCCTGTTAACGCCCGAAGATGCCCACACCTTCCATGTTTCATCGTTCACCAGGTTTTGCATTGTTGATTTTACAAAAGGCTTTTTTACCAAGAAAGCAAACCGTCAGGAAGAAAAAATGGATGTAAGCGACTTCTTCAAACGGCTGGAATACATCTTTCATAACCATCATAATGTAGCCGGCAGCATTATAGCCGATGACGACCGGCCTATCTTCAGATCACTGATCCGCCAGCTGATAGAAGAAAACACCAAAAAACAGGCCTTTGAGGAAATCATCACCCAGAATATCGTTTTTTTACTACTCCATTTCATCGCAAGGCATATCCAGCAGCGAAACATACAGTTTCATAAAACGCAAAACGCCAGAAGTACCATCCACGAGATCACCGCCTACATCCAGCAGCATATCTACGATAAAGAGCTGCTGAAAGTAGAAAACCTGGCTGCACAGTTCAACAAATCACCGGACCACCTGAGCAGATACTTCAAAAGCGAAACAGGCAACACCATTAAAGACTATATCACCCGCTACAAGCTGAACCTCATTGAAACACGCCTGAAATACAGCGACCTCACCATTGCAGAAATAGCCGATGAAATGAACTTTACAGATGAAAGCCACCTCAACAAAACTTTCAAAAATGTATTCGGTAAAACAGCCCGGCAATATAAAATGGATTGCCTGAGATGATTTAATTTGACGTAGCTTTAACTCCGTCTCCAAACCATCAACCCAAACCAAACTATGCGCACAGGAATCGACACTCAAATGGTACGTGACCACTACCAGCGAATGACAAATGAAGAACTTATCCGTACCGCAACACAGGATGCAGCAGGACTAACACCCGAAGCCCGCGACATCGTCAGAGAAGAGCTTGAAAAACGCCGGCTCGACACCAGCATTTTCAAGGCCGTTCAGGCACAAAACCAAAGCCTTACGATGGAAGAACTGGATAAGTATTGCGAGATCATCCGCTCACTCGACTGCCCGGTATGCCAGGCCTCGTACACAAAACTCAATGCAACCATGACCAGTGAGGTAATGAGTCTGCTGATCTTTACACAATGGAGCAAAAAACTGAAAATTGCCTGCCCCGGCTGCCTCGACAAAGCCAACAATGACGCTTTGCTCAAATCGGCACTGACAGGCTGGTGGGGATTCCCCTGGGGACTCATCAGAACGCCGATAGCTATTGCACGGAACATCAAAAACAAAAAGACCAACCACCTCGATACTCCCAACGATTTTTTAAGAAGTTTTACGATGGCGAACATCGGCCTTATTGAAAGATATAAAGAAGATAAAGCAAAACTGCAGCAGGTGATCATGGGTAAATAAACATAGGCGCTGTGCGACAGCCTGCATTGCGGTATATGGACGGGGTTATTCCAAAAGATCGAAGACCCCTTCATTCTGAATGATCATCATTCCCTGCCGGTCATTCGTGATGCCTTCCGCCAGCGTATAAGGATAGCGGGGGACAGCACCTTCCATAACAGTCGGCAGGTACCTGAATAAAGTATCCGGAGATCCGGCTCTGAGCACCTCCCCTACTTCTATAATATGGGTCGACACCACGAACACACAATTACGGTACAAGCCGAAAGCTTTTGTCACAGATAAAGTGGCATCGAACGCATCCTTTACATTGGTGCCTTTGAACAGCTCGTCGAAAACAACAACCAGGTTTAACCCTTTACTCACCTGCTCTGCCACTTTCTTTACACGTAACACCTCCGCATAAAAATGGCTATAGCCCTGGTTCAGGTTATCAGCAACATTTATAGAGGTAAAGAGCCCGTCACGAACAGAAAATTGCATATTGGTTACCGCCACAGGGAAACCCATATGGCCCATATAAAGCGCTATTCCCAACGACTTCATGAGGGTTGACTTGCCAGCCATATTGGCGCCGGTAAGAAATAACAGGTTGTGATTACGATTAAAATACAAACTGTTGGCGACACCTTTCTTCAAAGCAGGATGACGCAATCCTTCCGCTTTTATAACATTTTCATTTCTGTCCAGCGCCTTTGCATAGCAGAAACCCTGTTCGCTCGCCACAGCAGCTACAGCAATACAAAGGTCGACCTTATATACCAGCTCCAGCAGTTGTTCCATTTCTTTTTGAAATACCTGCCTTAGCAGATGATGACGCTTCGCCAGTTCCGGAAACGATACCCGCTCCTTGTTATCCCAACAACCTATCCAACTCAACCGCTGATCCGCTGCCAGCTTTTTTACCAATGCCCATTCCTGCGGATCAGGATAATCGTCCAGGGTGGGTAACAACCTGAAAACCCTTTGCAGTAGCGATGTAGCAGCGTTAATGCCGGTTACCAGCCGGCCATATCTTTCGTCGCGGGTAGCAGCAGCTAACACCTTCTTTTGCAACAGGCCCATGAACAGGACCGGGAATGGCCCCTCACCTGCAGAACCAAGATATGCTTCCGCATCACGGAATCCCGCACTTTCCAATGAAAACCGGAGCCCCTTCTCCTGGTAATATCGGAACATTGCCGACCTGCGGTTAATAGCATCCGCATCCGTCAGCGGATGACGGAACATTTCATCGAGCAACCTTTCGGCTCCTGAGGTTTGTACTTTATTAAAAAGACTAAACAATGACCTGGGATTGTATTTACCCGTCAGATTCAGATCTTCCAGCGTTTGTTTGTCGGTTATAAACTCCTTCATCAGTTTCAATATTTGCCTGTTGCCCCGTTATGTAATAGCTCTAGTATTCCTTCATTTTCGATAATAATCATACCATGCCTGTCGGCAGTAACACCTTCCTCGAGCCGGTAGGTATATACCGGCGTATTCCCGTTCATGTGCGTAGGCAGGTATAGATAACGGATCGTATCACATTGCTCCTTAAGTACACCGGCTGCTTCTATAATATGGGTGGAAATAATGAATACGCTGCCGGCCTTCCGGGCAAAGCCTTTGGTAATACCAATCGTTGCCTCATAAGCATCTTTCACATTGGTTCCCCGGAACAATTCATCAAAAATGACAAACAGCTTTTTCCCTGCCGCCAATTCCTTAGCTACCTGTTTCACGCGTAAAACTTCTGCATAGAAATGACTGGCTCCCATCCCGAGATTATCGGGTAAATTAATGGTAGTGTACATGCCGTCGAACACGGTAAATTCCATAGAAGCAGCAGGCACGGGCATCCCCACATGAGCCAGGAACAATGCAATACCAACAGACTTCATAAAGGTAGATTTACCTGCCATGTTCGCCCCTGTAAGAAACAACACATTACCTGAGGCATCTGTTTCCAGGCTGTTGGCCACGGCATTAGGCACCAAGGGGTGATACACTTCCTGTAGCTTCCAGGTATTGCCTCCCGGCGGTAGCACAACAGGATAACAAAATTGCTGTGCTACCGCCACTTTTGCTACGGCAATATATACATCTATCCTGTACAGGAAGCGGAAGAGTTCATTCACCATTTGACGGCTCCTGAACCGGAGCAGGCTATCCAACTCCACAAACGCGTGGTTGGGAATGGATGCCTGGTATTTGAAAACCGGCGCCAGCGCAGGA
This window encodes:
- a CDS encoding helix-turn-helix domain-containing protein; the encoded protein is MTSTQLFRDVEVSVKDLASNNSGLHKHHYFELIYVLEGTGIHNINNNHYQFAEGDVFLLTPEDAHTFHVSSFTRFCIVDFTKGFFTKKANRQEEKMDVSDFFKRLEYIFHNHHNVAGSIIADDDRPIFRSLIRQLIEENTKKQAFEEIITQNIVFLLLHFIARHIQQRNIQFHKTQNARSTIHEITAYIQQHIYDKELLKVENLAAQFNKSPDHLSRYFKSETGNTIKDYITRYKLNLIETRLKYSDLTIAEIADEMNFTDESHLNKTFKNVFGKTARQYKMDCLR
- a CDS encoding MutS-related protein; protein product: MAFITDKQTLDDLGILAARGGASVYQLFNGCVTRGGAALLEDMFRHPLSDVTTINRRINIINELAASGQSFPFTVAHFDLAERYLSDTDERTRLSGDNTSVAGRIANMVARDTRLEDIHKGIRATVSLFHECNTLLQQLQLPEEAFFRQELATIHMVMNDPALAPVFKYQASIPNHAFVELDSLLRFRSRQMVNELFRFLYRIDVYIAVAKVAVAQQFCYPVVLPPGGNTWKLQEVYHPLVPNAVANSLETDASGNVLFLTGANMAGKSTFMKSVGIALFLAHVGMPVPAASMEFTVFDGMYTTINLPDNLGMGASHFYAEVLRVKQVAKELAAGKKLFVIFDELFRGTNVKDAYEATIGITKGFARKAGSVFIISTHIIEAAGVLKEQCDTIRYLYLPTHMNGNTPVYTYRLEEGVTADRHGMIIIENEGILELLHNGATGKY
- a CDS encoding heavy metal translocating P-type ATPase; amino-acid sequence: MADSSIVQNTGGYSRNLWQRHGEAIVTGLCLLFIILAWQAGRNNFQTPAVILFALAYITGGYQKAYEGLEALFKAHKLDVDLLMVIAALGAAAIGYWMDGAILIFIFALSGTLEGYTMEKTNKDIKALMQLRPEAAVVLRGDREEVVKIEDLKVGDVILVRPGERIAADGVIIAGSSAVDQASITGESIPVDKQKGEEVYSGTINGQGALEVRVSKLARETMISKIIGLVQEAQHTKPPSQQFVEKFESIYAKGVIGGAMLFLLIPPLLLHWNWQDTVYRAMIFLVVASPCALVASIMPAILSAISNAARNGVLFKGGAHLQNIGDVKAVAFDKTGTLTIGRPRVMDIIPFGDIAEAELLRIAASVETLSEHPIAKAMIQAAKEKGLLLERPVDLQALHGVGVTGVLGGIKYIIGKREVIKDMTLSAEQETVISQLEANGKTVIYVSGNGQLPGILTVQDSIREQAVKVVKELKDMGIKVFMLTGDSKATARAIADQAGIGLVYSELLPAGKVEVVQQIEAKYGKVVMVGDGVNDAPALATASVGVAIGSGGTDVAIETADVILMKDNIEKIPFAIRLSRRTGKVIKQNICFAIAVAVTMIILNFVGGVINLPEGVVGHEGSTVLVVLSGLRLLR
- a CDS encoding MutS-related protein; translated protein: MKEFITDKQTLEDLNLTGKYNPRSLFSLFNKVQTSGAERLLDEMFRHPLTDADAINRRSAMFRYYQEKGLRFSLESAGFRDAEAYLGSAGEGPFPVLFMGLLQKKVLAAATRDERYGRLVTGINAATSLLQRVFRLLPTLDDYPDPQEWALVKKLAADQRLSWIGCWDNKERVSFPELAKRHHLLRQVFQKEMEQLLELVYKVDLCIAVAAVASEQGFCYAKALDRNENVIKAEGLRHPALKKGVANSLYFNRNHNLLFLTGANMAGKSTLMKSLGIALYMGHMGFPVAVTNMQFSVRDGLFTSINVADNLNQGYSHFYAEVLRVKKVAEQVSKGLNLVVVFDELFKGTNVKDAFDATLSVTKAFGLYRNCVFVVSTHIIEVGEVLRAGSPDTLFRYLPTVMEGAVPRYPYTLAEGITNDRQGMMIIQNEGVFDLLE